From a single Brassica napus cultivar Da-Ae chromosome C9, Da-Ae, whole genome shotgun sequence genomic region:
- the LOC106369827 gene encoding uncharacterized protein LOC106369827, producing MYEATRELVWLRNMINHIRVDSGLGVGKEAPTVIYEDNAACIAQLKDGYIKGDRTKHILPKFLFTHDLQKAKEVQVVQVRSSDNSADLFTKSLPTSTFKKLTNQIRMRQLKDLQ from the coding sequence ATGTATGAGGCAACCCGTGAGCTTGTATGGTTGAGGAATATGATCAATCACATCCGAGTAGATAGTGGTTTAGGCGTGGGAAAAGAAGCACCAACAGTTATCTATGAAGACAATGCAGCTTGCATAGCTCAGCTCAAAGATGGATACATCAAAGGAGATAGGACAAAGCATATCTTGCCCAAGTTCTTATTCACCCACGACCTGCAGAAGGCTAAAGAAGTTCAAGTGGTTCAAGTCCGGTCCAGTGACAATTCAGCCGAccttttcaccaagtctctACCAACCTCAACATTCAAGAAGCTTACAAATCAAATAAGAATGCGCCagctgaaggatcttcagtga
- the LOC106369828 gene encoding uncharacterized protein LOC106369828 has product MNSWVEQEKKDPKENNHVYNERRSHGKGRGGRDNYSYGHGHGNHNNRGRGSSYGRGRATFGRGRGGISKPPYSIKSVCHKCGMSNHWAKNCRTPKHLCELYQESLKNKNPEAHMVHDNGYDADDDFDHEKDDLMDYETSDCLKD; this is encoded by the coding sequence ATGAACTCCTGGGTtgaacaagaaaagaaagatcccaaagaaAACAACCACGTCTATAATGAAAGAAGATCACACGGCAAAGGCCGTGGTGGTCGTGACAACTACTCATACGGCCATGGGCatggaaaccacaataaccgtggtcgtggttccagctATGGCCGTGGAAGAGCCACTTTTGGCCGTGGTCGAGGCGGCATATCTAAGCCTCCTTACTCGATCAAATCCGTTTGTCACAAGTGCGGGATGAgtaaccattgggctaagaatTGTAGAACCCCTAAGCATTTATGTgaactctatcaagagagtcttaagaacaagaacccggaagCCCATATGGTTCATGATAACGGgtatgatgctgatgatgatttCGACCATGAAAAGGATGACCTTATGGATTATGAGACTTCAGATTGTCTCAAAGACTAA
- the LOC125592745 gene encoding uncharacterized protein LOC125592745, with protein sequence MSKISNLDYAALNLSGDNYLQWALDTKINLRSKGLGDTIIEGNNENDKNRYRAISIIHHHLIEGLKDQYLTIENPLDLWTALHRRHDHQKMVLLPKARYEWKNLRFMDYKSVDEYNSVLFKIVSMMRLCGEEVTEKVLLDKTFSTFHSTNVLLQQQYRE encoded by the coding sequence atgtcgaaaatctcaaatCTAGACTATGCTGCCCttaatctctctggagataactACTTACAAtgggcgctagatacaaagatcaaCCTGAGGTCaaagggactcggtgatactatcatcgagGGCAACAATGAGAATGATAAAAATCGATATAGGGCGATAAGTATAATACACCAccatctcattgaaggtctaaaagatcagtacctTACCATAGAAAATCCACTAGACCTTTGGACCGCTTTACATCGGCGACATGATCACCAGAAAATGGTGCTACTACCAAAGGCTAGATATGAGTGGAAGAATCTCAGATTCatggactataagtctgtggatgaaTACAATTCAGTATTGTTTAAGATAGTTTCAATgatgagactttgtggtgaagaaGTAACCGAGAAAGTGTTACTTGATAAGACCTTCTCCACATTCCATTCCACAAATGTGTTGTTGCAACAACAGTATAGAGAGTGA
- the LOC106370495 gene encoding S-adenosylmethionine decarboxylase proenzyme 4-like yields MHTYIHNIQNKHKLSSSFSFHYACNHDFIGLLTRMLLLLYTLQNLSYKYHFSSTSHHYLSLLSLQTHTHTHSSALFLLQLSLFCYIPTSSSDLPMAVSGFEGFEKRLELRFFNDSITNNNPMGLRLIDFESLDQVLNEVQCTVVSAVANHSFDAYVLSESSLFVYPTKIIIKTCGTTQLLKSIRPLIHLARNVNLTLRACRYSRGSFIFPNSQPFPYTSFEDEVVIVEESLPKSFRYRKASVMTPSNSNPSRAWHVFTASADVEPDETLVVVEVCMTELDRVNARSFFRRKGDEGNSDSAGKEMTRLSGIDMINANAFICDFAFDPCGYSMNGVDGDRYSTIHVTPEDGFSYASFECGLSLYDGGHGDIAEVLARAIDVFRPGCVSIATTYNGEDYDHEVTKRVERVLAKKLGLKCRSRLMDEFPGSGTVVYQSFTPRRK; encoded by the coding sequence ATGCATACTTACATACACAacatacaaaacaaacacaaactcTCATCATCTTTCTCGTTTCATTATGCCTGCAATCATGATTTTATTGGTCTCTTAACCCGCATGCTCCTCCTCCTTTATACCCTCCAAAATCTCTCCTATAAATACCATTTCTCCTCTACTAGTCACCACtacctctctcttctctctctgcagacacacacacacacacactcatCTGCTCTGTTCTTATTGCAACTTTCTCTGTTCTGTTATATCCCCACGTCTTCTTCTGACCTTCCAATGGCAGTGTCTGGGTTCGAGGGATTCGAGAAAAGACTCGAACTTCGATTCTTCAACGACTCTATAACCAATAACAACCCAATGGGCCTCCGTTTAATCGACTTCGAATCTCTAGACCAAGTCTTAAATGAAGTGCAGTGCACCGTAGTCTCCGCCGTAGCAAACCACAGCTTCGACGCCTACGTCCTCTCCGAGTCGAGCCTCTTCGTCTACCCAACCAAAATCATCATCAAAACATGCGGCACGACACAACTCCTCAAATCAATCCGACCGTTGATCCACCTCGCGCGTAACGTCAACCTCACGTTACGCGCGTGCCGCTACTCGCGCGGGAGCTTCATCTTCCCCAACTCGCAGCCTTTCCCCTACACGAGCTTCGAAGACGAAGTCGTCATCGTCGAAGAAAGCCTCCCGAAGTCTTTCCGTTACCGTAAAGCCTCCGTTATGACGCCGTCTAATAGTAACCCTTCGCGTGCTTGGCACGTGTTCACCGCGAGCGCTGACGTGGAGCCCGACGAGACTCTGGTTGTTGTTGAGGTATGCATGACGGAGCTTGACCGAGTCAACGCTCGTAGCTTCTTCAGACGGAAAGGCGACGAGGGAAATAGTGACTCTGCCGGGAAAGAGATGACGCGGCTGAGCGGTATCGATATGATAAACGCAAACGCGTTTATATGCGACTTCGCGTTTGATCCTTGCGGCTACTCGATGAACGGGGTCGACGGAGACCGTTACTCGACCATCCACGTCACGCCTGAAGACGGTTTTAGCTACGCGAGCTTCGAGTGCGGGTTGTCTCTTTACGACGGCGGTCACGGAGATATCGCCGAGGTGTTGGCCCGCGCGATTGATGTTTTCCGGCCAGGTTGCGTCTCCATCGCCACTACTTACAACGGCGAGGATTATGACCACGAGGTGACGAAGCGTGTGGAGCGGGTGCTGGCGAAGAAGCTCGGTCTTAAATGTCGGAGCAGACTTATGGATGAGTTTCCAGGCTCCGGAACTGTCGTTTATCAGTCATTCACGCCTCGTCGGAAATAG